A window from Chryseobacterium vaccae encodes these proteins:
- a CDS encoding ABC-F family ATP-binding cassette domain-containing protein encodes MLSVQGLGLHHSGNYLFQNVNFTIKKDDKVGLVGKNGAGKSTLLKMLSGEINFYEGNVVPEGNITIGFLKQDLDFVKGRTVWNETMQAFEQINAWKEALEEVNHQLATRTDYESDAYTDLINKMTELNDLLMNHDAYNLEGDMEKILFGLGFKADDFHKITDEFSGGWRMRIELAKLLLQKNDIMLLDEPTNHLDMESIIWLENFLKEYPGAIVLVSHDKQFMTAVCNRTFDINNKKVDDYKANYSKYLVMREERREKLIQAKKNQDAEIKQMEDNINKFRASATKASFAQSLIKKLDKIERIEVDTEDVSKFNIRFVQSVVPGKVIFEAEHLGKAYGTKQIFDDVDFIVQRGDRIALLGQNGQGKTTLAKILAGDIKDYTGTWNLGHNVNIGYFAQNQEEVLTPNKTVLEEAEDAATEETRPRVRDLLGSFLFQGEAVTKKTKVLSGGERNRLALCKLLLRPFNTLIMDEPTNHLDIQSKEIIKLALQNFQGTLIVISHDREFLDGLCDKIYEFRDGRMKEFLGSVGEYLEYRQKETLREISAEKAKLHNEEVKPEPKKAEVKPATPSSQSSVMVSKEQKNIQNKLKKVEEKISELETEIEKMEASFAQENPSEETLEKYNKTKGELELALQEWEYLGSQLD; translated from the coding sequence ATGCTTTCGGTTCAAGGTTTAGGATTACATCATTCGGGAAATTATCTGTTTCAAAACGTAAATTTTACCATCAAAAAAGATGATAAAGTTGGTTTGGTAGGAAAAAACGGAGCAGGGAAATCTACCCTGTTGAAAATGCTGTCGGGAGAAATTAATTTCTACGAAGGAAATGTAGTTCCTGAAGGGAATATAACCATTGGTTTCCTGAAGCAGGATCTTGATTTCGTTAAAGGAAGAACGGTATGGAATGAAACCATGCAGGCCTTCGAACAGATTAATGCCTGGAAAGAAGCGCTGGAAGAAGTTAACCACCAGCTGGCTACCAGAACCGATTACGAAAGTGATGCCTATACTGATCTGATCAATAAGATGACTGAACTTAATGATCTTTTGATGAACCATGATGCCTACAATCTTGAAGGTGATATGGAGAAAATATTGTTTGGTTTAGGTTTCAAAGCAGATGATTTTCATAAAATTACCGATGAATTTTCCGGAGGTTGGAGAATGAGAATCGAGCTGGCAAAGCTGCTGCTTCAAAAGAATGATATCATGCTTCTCGATGAGCCCACCAATCACCTTGATATGGAGTCTATTATCTGGCTGGAAAACTTCCTGAAAGAATATCCTGGAGCCATTGTTCTGGTAAGCCACGATAAACAGTTTATGACGGCGGTGTGCAACAGAACATTTGACATTAATAACAAAAAAGTTGATGACTATAAAGCCAATTATTCAAAATATCTTGTAATGCGTGAAGAACGCCGTGAAAAACTGATTCAGGCTAAAAAGAATCAGGACGCGGAGATCAAGCAGATGGAAGATAACATCAATAAGTTCCGTGCAAGTGCTACCAAAGCATCTTTTGCACAGTCCCTTATTAAGAAACTGGATAAAATTGAACGTATTGAAGTAGATACCGAAGACGTTTCCAAATTCAATATCCGTTTCGTACAGTCTGTGGTACCCGGAAAAGTTATTTTCGAGGCTGAACATTTAGGAAAAGCTTACGGAACAAAACAGATTTTTGATGATGTAGACTTTATTGTTCAGAGAGGAGACAGAATTGCCCTTTTAGGACAAAACGGACAGGGAAAAACAACACTAGCCAAAATTCTTGCCGGAGACATCAAAGATTATACTGGAACCTGGAATTTAGGACATAATGTAAACATCGGATACTTCGCCCAAAATCAGGAAGAAGTACTGACACCCAATAAAACAGTACTGGAAGAAGCTGAAGATGCCGCAACGGAAGAAACAAGACCAAGAGTGAGAGACCTTTTAGGGTCTTTCCTTTTTCAGGGAGAAGCGGTAACCAAAAAAACAAAAGTGCTTTCCGGGGGAGAAAGAAACCGTCTGGCGCTTTGTAAATTGTTGCTTCGTCCTTTCAATACTCTGATTATGGATGAGCCTACCAATCACCTGGATATTCAGTCTAAGGAGATTATCAAACTGGCTCTACAGAATTTTCAGGGAACATTGATCGTAATTTCCCACGACAGAGAATTCCTGGATGGACTTTGTGATAAAATCTATGAATTCCGTGACGGAAGAATGAAAGAATTCCTGGGAAGTGTAGGAGAATACCTTGAATACAGACAAAAAGAAACCCTTAGAGAAATTTCTGCAGAAAAAGCAAAGCTGCACAATGAAGAAGTAAAGCCGGAGCCTAAAAAAGCAGAAGTGAAGCCTGCTACACCAAGCAGCCAGTCATCTGTTATGGTTAGTAAAGAGCAAAAAAACATCCAGAACAAGCTGAAAAAGGTAGAAGAGAAAATTTCAGAACTGGAAACCGAAATTGAAAAAATGGAG
- a CDS encoding T6SS phospholipase effector Tle1-like catalytic domain-containing protein — translation MMKNDGIISVGIFFDGTGNNGVNAASANMPARNNESYQGAATNIYKLFSLFNGNHKLYVEGIGTLNGGEDSNFAMATCSNPPGEKGYSSDDKLQKAYDFVEHTINNTNKIYYFYIYGFSRGSMLARHFSNQILLQYPSVSIKIKFLGVFDTVESKPFNTYTINLPQETENALHLCAVNECRYFFPLAGFFETSKSRRDTKTETWNSVWKEVFVPGAHADIGGGYLEGPQSVYISTDFLNTQDLQDYVSDIRNAKTDRAGNKIWDSLLAEFQIEKGVILAQAYVSRDKVYQDLSKVYGRLMLDETNRVTSQIFSTDFKEDDFEIDPEKHPFLVDFYIRAEAYVKNMQPELQPVYDYSRFAEYTHISANFGLYSDEVLKRSTKDISAELINNGLNVPSSSSLDHESHTKVIMELHLPEDSFIPDFLYGTNVPNNDIWSRTIEMRMNKMNGESWKLEEGNH, via the coding sequence ATGATGAAAAACGATGGAATAATATCAGTCGGAATTTTTTTTGACGGAACCGGAAACAACGGAGTTAATGCTGCTTCAGCGAATATGCCGGCCAGGAATAATGAAAGTTATCAGGGAGCAGCGACTAATATTTACAAACTGTTCAGTTTATTTAACGGAAACCACAAATTATATGTTGAAGGAATTGGTACCCTAAATGGTGGGGAAGATAGTAATTTTGCAATGGCGACCTGTAGCAATCCTCCTGGAGAAAAAGGATATTCTTCGGATGACAAACTTCAGAAAGCCTATGATTTCGTAGAGCATACAATAAATAATACCAACAAAATATACTATTTTTATATCTATGGATTCAGCAGAGGAAGTATGCTGGCAAGACATTTCAGCAATCAGATTCTCTTACAGTATCCTTCAGTCTCCATTAAAATAAAATTTCTGGGTGTTTTTGACACCGTAGAATCCAAACCTTTTAATACCTACACAATCAATTTGCCGCAGGAAACAGAGAATGCCCTTCATCTGTGTGCCGTGAATGAATGCAGGTACTTTTTTCCTCTTGCCGGTTTTTTTGAGACTTCCAAAAGTAGGCGGGATACAAAAACGGAAACCTGGAATTCTGTATGGAAGGAGGTCTTTGTTCCCGGGGCTCATGCAGATATTGGAGGTGGCTATCTGGAAGGTCCCCAGTCCGTCTATATTTCTACAGATTTTCTCAATACCCAGGACTTGCAGGATTATGTATCAGATATACGAAATGCCAAAACAGATAGGGCTGGAAATAAAATATGGGATTCGCTGCTTGCAGAATTTCAGATTGAAAAAGGGGTGATTCTTGCGCAAGCTTATGTTTCCAGAGACAAAGTTTATCAGGATCTTTCAAAAGTATATGGCAGACTGATGTTGGACGAAACCAACAGGGTAACATCACAGATCTTCAGTACAGATTTTAAAGAAGATGATTTTGAGATAGATCCGGAAAAACACCCGTTTCTTGTAGACTTTTATATCCGTGCAGAAGCTTACGTTAAAAATATGCAGCCGGAACTCCAGCCTGTATATGATTATAGCCGCTTTGCAGAGTATACCCATATTTCTGCCAACTTCGGGCTGTACAGCGATGAAGTATTAAAAAGATCCACAAAAGATATTAGTGCAGAATTGATTAATAATGGCCTTAATGTACCCAGCAGCAGCTCTCTGGATCATGAAAGCCATACTAAGGTTATCATGGAACTTCATCTTCCCGAAGACAGCTTTATCCCTGATTTTCTCTATGGAACCAATGTCCCAAACAACGATATCTGGAGCCGTACCATCGAGATGAGAATGAATAAAATGAATGGAGAAAGCTGGAAGCTGGAAGAAGGGAACCATTAA
- a CDS encoding response regulator transcription factor, protein MNPQIKIALIDDEQLILEGVKMLLSNEKNISVSLTSGNGPDFIEKLEELSNEGFPDIALVDVQMQPMNGFELVEILKEKYPELKIIILSSHYKTSILGYMVKLGVSAFLPKNSDRKTFIDAITMVYKNGVFFTAEDHQMLFTYMNSSTKKKSLFEMEDELSEREKDVVKLICQEYTNNEIGEKLFISPRTVESHRQRILEKIGAKNTVGIVIYAIINNIYTLEKI, encoded by the coding sequence ATGAACCCGCAAATCAAAATAGCACTGATTGATGATGAACAGCTGATCCTGGAAGGAGTAAAAATGCTGTTGTCCAATGAAAAAAATATCTCCGTATCGCTGACTTCCGGTAACGGACCTGATTTTATTGAAAAACTGGAAGAACTTTCCAATGAAGGCTTTCCGGATATTGCTCTCGTAGATGTGCAGATGCAGCCCATGAATGGCTTTGAACTCGTGGAGATTTTAAAAGAAAAATACCCTGAATTGAAGATTATCATTCTTTCTTCCCACTATAAAACATCTATCCTGGGATATATGGTTAAACTGGGAGTTTCTGCATTTCTTCCTAAAAATTCAGATAGAAAAACATTTATTGATGCCATCACAATGGTTTATAAAAATGGCGTTTTCTTTACCGCTGAAGATCATCAGATGCTGTTTACTTATATGAACAGTTCGACGAAGAAAAAATCTCTTTTTGAAATGGAAGATGAACTTTCCGAAAGAGAAAAAGATGTGGTAAAGCTGATCTGCCAGGAGTATACCAACAATGAGATCGGAGAAAAGCTGTTCATCAGTCCAAGAACAGTAGAAAGCCACAGGCAGCGGATTCTTGAAAAGATTGGAGCCAAAAATACAGTAGGCATTGTGATCTATGCCATCATTAATAACATTTATACCCTTGAAAAAATATGA
- a CDS encoding sensor histidine kinase: MVLIIVTITVIVSFILLAYRSFISRIIKEKNAQHEAEVLHQKSLVLENIKAQEEERKRIAVMIHDDIGNRLNILSLWLNNLDTKGDEVIKKNIYGQMSSLIDAARSISHSLYPVNLESVGLVLYVEELIANLSHKINISLQVMPGYRKKEIFTEVQLYRIIQEFTTNVIKHSQATDLWIYIKDYPLYMAVVISDNGQGFDYDQVKKGMGLKNIESRMKSMNAVHKWKSTLKKGSRLIIIIPTNHEPANQNSTD; encoded by the coding sequence TTGGTTCTTATAATTGTTACCATAACAGTTATAGTATCCTTTATACTCCTTGCTTACCGCTCTTTCATCAGCCGGATTATTAAAGAAAAAAATGCCCAGCATGAGGCAGAAGTTCTTCACCAGAAAAGTCTGGTACTTGAAAACATTAAAGCTCAGGAAGAAGAAAGAAAAAGGATAGCCGTTATGATTCATGATGATATCGGAAACAGGCTTAATATTTTATCATTATGGCTGAATAATCTGGATACCAAAGGAGATGAGGTGATTAAAAAGAATATTTACGGCCAGATGTCATCATTGATTGATGCGGCAAGAAGCATTTCACATTCATTATATCCTGTAAATCTTGAATCAGTAGGATTGGTTTTATATGTGGAAGAATTGATTGCGAATCTGTCTCATAAAATCAATATTTCTCTGCAGGTAATGCCCGGGTACAGGAAAAAAGAGATTTTTACAGAAGTGCAGCTGTATAGGATTATTCAGGAATTTACAACCAATGTAATCAAACATTCCCAGGCAACAGATCTCTGGATTTATATCAAAGATTATCCTTTGTATATGGCGGTGGTCATATCAGATAACGGGCAGGGATTTGATTATGACCAGGTAAAAAAAGGAATGGGACTCAAAAATATAGAATCCCGGATGAAATCAATGAATGCTGTCCATAAGTGGAAAAGTACCCTGAAAAAAGGAAGCCGTTTAATTATTATAATTCCAACAAACCATGAACCCGCAAATCAAAATAGCACTGATTGA
- a CDS encoding DUF5715 family protein: protein MRKFFCVVFVPFLYSLYYSQGAKKSLPCYDLSQVLKVEPTPLYKSHLDASKSFGVKLLKDSKTVQKYVNSGKFHAVKKTGKGYRVQRLDYSRAFMVSKAKTTLEKIASKFSKETKGHTFTVSSITRTLEDQCRLRKVNSNASLGISSHNYGNSFDISYVRFNNVLKYNPKMELALEKVLKYYADAGRIYYIKEKQQSCYHVTVRNY, encoded by the coding sequence ATGAGAAAGTTTTTTTGTGTGGTTTTTGTGCCTTTCCTATACAGTCTTTATTATTCACAGGGAGCTAAAAAGAGTCTTCCCTGCTATGATTTGTCACAGGTTTTAAAAGTAGAACCTACTCCTCTTTATAAGTCTCATCTGGATGCCTCAAAGAGTTTTGGGGTTAAACTGCTTAAAGACTCTAAAACGGTACAGAAGTACGTTAATAGCGGTAAATTTCACGCGGTAAAAAAAACAGGAAAAGGGTACCGTGTTCAGAGACTGGATTACAGCAGGGCTTTTATGGTATCCAAAGCCAAAACAACATTAGAGAAGATCGCATCAAAATTCAGTAAAGAGACAAAAGGTCATACCTTTACGGTTTCGTCAATAACAAGAACCCTTGAAGACCAATGCCGGCTTAGAAAAGTGAACTCCAATGCCTCTCTAGGGATCAGTTCTCACAATTACGGAAACTCTTTCGATATTTCTTATGTGCGTTTCAATAATGTACTCAAATATAATCCCAAAATGGAGCTCGCTTTGGAGAAAGTCCTGAAATACTATGCAGACGCGGGCCGAATTTACTATATCAAAGAAAAACAGCAGAGCTGTTATCATGTTACTGTTAGGAATTATTAA
- the aqpZ gene encoding aquaporin Z, with the protein MKKLFAEFFGTFWLVFGGCGSAVFAAGVPDIGIGLLGVALAFGLTVLTMAYAVGHISGGHFNPAVTFGLMAGGRFPAKDLIPYIVAQCLGALVAAGCLYVILNGAGTVDFSQPGAFATNFYGEAVYNGKAFSMGAAFLAEFLLTAFFLIVIMGATDKWANGKFAGIAIGLALTLIHLISIPITNTSVNPARSLSQAVFAGGLAMSQLWLFWAAPILGGIVGGLIYKFLLQRDSTEVEA; encoded by the coding sequence ATAAAAAAACTTTTTGCTGAATTTTTCGGCACGTTTTGGCTTGTTTTCGGAGGCTGCGGAAGTGCGGTTTTTGCAGCCGGAGTTCCCGACATCGGAATTGGTCTTTTAGGCGTTGCTCTAGCTTTTGGTCTTACAGTGCTTACAATGGCATATGCTGTGGGCCACATCTCCGGAGGTCATTTTAATCCGGCCGTTACTTTCGGGCTTATGGCAGGAGGCAGATTTCCTGCAAAAGACCTTATCCCGTACATTGTTGCCCAGTGTCTTGGAGCGCTTGTTGCTGCGGGATGCCTGTATGTTATCCTTAATGGCGCCGGAACCGTAGATTTTTCCCAACCCGGAGCGTTTGCCACCAACTTCTATGGGGAAGCGGTATATAACGGCAAAGCATTCAGCATGGGAGCCGCATTTCTTGCGGAATTCTTACTGACAGCATTTTTCCTCATTGTTATTATGGGAGCAACGGATAAATGGGCGAACGGAAAGTTTGCTGGTATTGCTATCGGTCTGGCTTTAACACTGATTCACTTAATTTCAATTCCTATCACCAATACTTCGGTAAACCCTGCGAGATCTCTTTCACAGGCTGTTTTTGCAGGAGGACTTGCGATGTCTCAGCTCTGGTTATTCTGGGCAGCTCCTATTTTAGGAGGGATTGTAGGAGGGTTGATTTATAAGTTCCTTCTTCAGAGAGATTCGACGGAAGTTGAAGCTTAA
- a CDS encoding LuxE/PaaK family acyltransferase: MENIFNIQTEQDFLNAALKTFRYQYENVEIYRKFVDFLKTDVEKINSLEKIPFLPIEMFKNHQILDKNAKADLFFQSSGTTQMNLSKHYIADPRKYEESIYKSFQQFIGKPEDFIFLGLLPSYLEKQNSSLIYMVDYLMKKSGKPENGYFLYNHTELFDLLITIKDKKVILFGVSFALLDFLDTLKSQNLSISESLNLTVIETGGMKGRKEEMTKDELLAILQNGFKTEKIYSEYSMTELLSQAYSLGKNEYTCPKWMRVMIRNAEDPFAYEKEGRTGAVNIIDLANIHSCSFIATQDLGKITGDQFQVLGRIDHSDIRGCSLLVS, translated from the coding sequence TTGGAAAATATATTCAACATTCAGACAGAACAGGATTTCCTGAACGCAGCATTGAAAACTTTTCGATATCAGTATGAAAACGTTGAAATATACAGGAAGTTTGTAGACTTTCTGAAGACAGATGTTGAAAAGATCAACAGTCTGGAGAAAATTCCGTTTCTGCCCATAGAAATGTTTAAAAATCATCAGATTCTGGATAAAAATGCCAAAGCTGATCTTTTTTTTCAAAGCTCAGGAACCACGCAGATGAATCTTTCAAAACATTATATTGCAGATCCTCGAAAATATGAGGAGAGCATCTATAAAAGTTTTCAACAGTTTATCGGAAAACCGGAAGACTTTATTTTCCTGGGGCTTCTTCCTAGTTACCTGGAAAAACAGAACTCTTCCCTGATTTATATGGTGGATTATCTTATGAAAAAATCAGGCAAACCGGAGAACGGATATTTTCTTTACAATCATACCGAACTTTTTGATCTGCTGATAACAATAAAGGATAAAAAAGTTATTCTTTTCGGAGTTTCCTTCGCTCTGCTGGATTTTTTAGATACATTGAAATCTCAAAATCTATCGATCTCAGAATCCCTCAACCTGACCGTAATTGAAACTGGAGGAATGAAAGGCAGAAAGGAAGAAATGACCAAAGACGAACTTCTGGCCATTTTACAAAACGGATTTAAAACCGAAAAAATCTACTCCGAATATTCGATGACAGAACTGCTTTCCCAGGCTTATTCTCTCGGAAAAAATGAATATACATGCCCAAAATGGATGAGAGTGATGATCAGAAATGCAGAAGACCCTTTTGCCTATGAAAAAGAGGGGAGAACCGGAGCGGTCAATATTATAGATCTTGCCAATATTCATTCCTGTTCTTTTATTGCTACCCAGGATTTGGGGAAAATAACCGGAGATCAGTTTCAGGTGCTTGGAAGAATAGACCATTCCGATATCCGCGGTTGCAGCCTGTTGGTAAGTTAA
- a CDS encoding UDP-2,3-diacylglucosamine diphosphatase, with translation MLKTIINLEPGKKVYFASDQHFGAPTPKESKMREEKFIRWMDEIKEDAQVLFLMGDLFDFWHEWKHVIPKGYVRVLGKIAELKDRGIHIYFFVGNHDLWMKDYLEEEIGCTVFYQKQYFEMGGKQFLLAHGDGLGPGDKGYKRMKKLFTNPVAQWFFKWLHPDIAMKVALYLSQKNKMISGEEDKAFLGEDKEFLIIYSKEKLKTQKIDYFIYGHRHLPMVLNLSGKAEYINLGDWISYYTYGVFEKNFELKTYKDGTKKNYP, from the coding sequence GTGTTAAAAACGATCATTAATCTCGAACCTGGCAAAAAGGTATATTTCGCTTCAGATCAGCATTTCGGAGCACCCACTCCTAAGGAAAGCAAGATGCGTGAAGAGAAATTCATACGCTGGATGGATGAAATTAAGGAAGATGCCCAGGTCCTGTTTTTAATGGGTGACCTTTTCGATTTCTGGCACGAATGGAAACACGTAATTCCAAAAGGATACGTACGTGTTCTCGGTAAAATAGCAGAATTGAAAGACAGGGGAATTCACATCTATTTCTTTGTCGGGAACCATGATCTTTGGATGAAAGATTATCTTGAAGAAGAAATCGGCTGTACTGTATTCTATCAGAAGCAGTATTTTGAAATGGGCGGAAAACAGTTTTTGCTAGCTCATGGAGACGGATTAGGGCCTGGCGATAAAGGATATAAAAGAATGAAAAAGCTGTTTACCAATCCTGTTGCCCAGTGGTTTTTCAAATGGCTTCATCCCGATATTGCAATGAAAGTAGCCTTATACCTTTCCCAGAAAAATAAAATGATTTCCGGAGAAGAAGATAAGGCATTCCTGGGAGAAGATAAAGAATTTTTGATCATCTATTCAAAAGAGAAACTGAAAACCCAGAAAATAGACTACTTTATTTACGGACACCGCCACCTTCCGATGGTTCTGAACCTGAGTGGAAAGGCTGAATATATTAACCTCGGTGACTGGATTTCATATTACACTTACGGGGTTTTTGAGAAGAATTTTGAATTGAAAACCTATAAGGACGGAACAAAAAAAAATTACCCCTAA